In the Malania oleifera isolate guangnan ecotype guangnan chromosome 1, ASM2987363v1, whole genome shotgun sequence genome, one interval contains:
- the LOC131151764 gene encoding F-box protein At5g18160-like isoform X2: MIMAQFLDEDWVIAGDDYCNLVDEDDLSHKDDCGSEENFTQSSDLDFDDDVDLPGFQSVAVQWVPENEDIFFEKIKRREDMTIEDIVREHSLPFLPAKSLVRFRSVCKNWDEWIRNPFLAHKQTNCFRNFSGLFRQSTDGFCSFISLNRAAYDVASPDLTFLPESVYIRSSCSGLLCCQGRSGDHTYYICNPVNMEWIALPQPNLYHGSEPAVVLAFDPSTLNFAADYDLVCAIPPIDSPIHCFEIYSSRTGSWRVSDTVCCEEDVLNLNSCGFYMKGVAYWETLSTGKVLAFDMKHEHYGVLELPDGVGTLAEMRGELCYIQAYPNAQYSCVVDIYGVADLGLNQRIVLPNAVRETYEHCRVLPCINSNILVILAGGKTIAYYVKDHKVVQLRSYGDLRATYWPYVNSLVHITSGPET, encoded by the exons AT GATAATGGCACAATTTCTGGACGAAGATTGGGTAATTGCTGGAGATGACTATTGCAACTTGGTTGATGAAGATGATCTTTCTCACAAGGATGACTGTGGATCTGAGGAGAATTTTACACAATCTTCAGACTTGGACTTTGATGATGATGTCGAT CTTCCAGGATTTCAGTCCGTAGCAGTTCAATGGGTACCTGAGAACGaggatatattttttgaaaaaattaagcgAAGGGAGGACATGACCATTGAAGATATTGTAAGGGAACACAGCCTTCCTTTCCTGCCAGCTAAATCTCTGGTTAGATTCAGATCTGTCTGCAAAAACTGGGATGAGTGGATAAGAAATCCCTTTCTAGCCCACAAGCAAACAAACTGTTTCCGAAACTTTTCGGGTCTTTTTCGTCAGTCCACCGATGGCTTCTGTTCCTTCATCTCGCTCAATCGAGCTGCATATGACGTTGCCTCGCCTGACCTCACGTTTTTGCCTGAAAGTGTTTATATAAGAAGCTCATGCAGTGGCTTACTTTGTTGCCAAGGCCGAAGTGGAGATCATACCTACTACATTTGCAACCCTGTGAACATGGAGTGGATAGCTCTTCCCCAGCCAAATCTTTACCATGGATCCGAACCAGCTGTAGTGCTTGCCTTTGATCCTTCCACTCTCAATTTTGCCGCAGATTACGATCTGGTTTGTGCCATCCCTCCAATTGACTCTCCAATACATTGTTTTGAAATATACTCTTCGAGGACTGGCTCTTGGAGGGTTTCTGATACAGTATGCTGCGAGGAAGACGTGTTGAACTTGAACAGCTGTGGATTCTACATGAAGGGTGTTGCGTATTGGGAAACTTTGTCGACGGGAAAAGTGCTGGCTTTTGATATGAAGCATGAGCATTACGGAGTTTTGGAACTTCCTGATGGTGTTGGGACTTTGGCAGAGATGCGCGGGGAATTATGTTACATTCAGGCATATCCCAATGCTCAATATTCGTGTGTTGTTGACATATATGGGGTTGCCGATTTGGGCTTGAACCAGAGGATTGTTCTTCCTAATGCTGTCAGGGAAACATACGAGCATTGCCGGGTTTTGCCCTGTATTAATTCCAATATTTTGGTGATTCTTGCTGGGGGGAAGACTATTGCATATTACGTCAAAGATCATAAAGTTGTGCAGCTAAGAAGCTATGGGGATTTGAGAGCAACGTACTGGCCATATGTGAACAGTCTCGTTCACATCACATCCGGTCCTGAAACCTGA
- the LOC131151764 gene encoding F-box protein At5g18160-like isoform X1, with protein sequence MRIMAQFLDEDWVIAGDDYCNLVDEDDLSHKDDCGSEENFTQSSDLDFDDDVDLPGFQSVAVQWVPENEDIFFEKIKRREDMTIEDIVREHSLPFLPAKSLVRFRSVCKNWDEWIRNPFLAHKQTNCFRNFSGLFRQSTDGFCSFISLNRAAYDVASPDLTFLPESVYIRSSCSGLLCCQGRSGDHTYYICNPVNMEWIALPQPNLYHGSEPAVVLAFDPSTLNFAADYDLVCAIPPIDSPIHCFEIYSSRTGSWRVSDTVCCEEDVLNLNSCGFYMKGVAYWETLSTGKVLAFDMKHEHYGVLELPDGVGTLAEMRGELCYIQAYPNAQYSCVVDIYGVADLGLNQRIVLPNAVRETYEHCRVLPCINSNILVILAGGKTIAYYVKDHKVVQLRSYGDLRATYWPYVNSLVHITSGPET encoded by the exons ATGAG GATAATGGCACAATTTCTGGACGAAGATTGGGTAATTGCTGGAGATGACTATTGCAACTTGGTTGATGAAGATGATCTTTCTCACAAGGATGACTGTGGATCTGAGGAGAATTTTACACAATCTTCAGACTTGGACTTTGATGATGATGTCGAT CTTCCAGGATTTCAGTCCGTAGCAGTTCAATGGGTACCTGAGAACGaggatatattttttgaaaaaattaagcgAAGGGAGGACATGACCATTGAAGATATTGTAAGGGAACACAGCCTTCCTTTCCTGCCAGCTAAATCTCTGGTTAGATTCAGATCTGTCTGCAAAAACTGGGATGAGTGGATAAGAAATCCCTTTCTAGCCCACAAGCAAACAAACTGTTTCCGAAACTTTTCGGGTCTTTTTCGTCAGTCCACCGATGGCTTCTGTTCCTTCATCTCGCTCAATCGAGCTGCATATGACGTTGCCTCGCCTGACCTCACGTTTTTGCCTGAAAGTGTTTATATAAGAAGCTCATGCAGTGGCTTACTTTGTTGCCAAGGCCGAAGTGGAGATCATACCTACTACATTTGCAACCCTGTGAACATGGAGTGGATAGCTCTTCCCCAGCCAAATCTTTACCATGGATCCGAACCAGCTGTAGTGCTTGCCTTTGATCCTTCCACTCTCAATTTTGCCGCAGATTACGATCTGGTTTGTGCCATCCCTCCAATTGACTCTCCAATACATTGTTTTGAAATATACTCTTCGAGGACTGGCTCTTGGAGGGTTTCTGATACAGTATGCTGCGAGGAAGACGTGTTGAACTTGAACAGCTGTGGATTCTACATGAAGGGTGTTGCGTATTGGGAAACTTTGTCGACGGGAAAAGTGCTGGCTTTTGATATGAAGCATGAGCATTACGGAGTTTTGGAACTTCCTGATGGTGTTGGGACTTTGGCAGAGATGCGCGGGGAATTATGTTACATTCAGGCATATCCCAATGCTCAATATTCGTGTGTTGTTGACATATATGGGGTTGCCGATTTGGGCTTGAACCAGAGGATTGTTCTTCCTAATGCTGTCAGGGAAACATACGAGCATTGCCGGGTTTTGCCCTGTATTAATTCCAATATTTTGGTGATTCTTGCTGGGGGGAAGACTATTGCATATTACGTCAAAGATCATAAAGTTGTGCAGCTAAGAAGCTATGGGGATTTGAGAGCAACGTACTGGCCATATGTGAACAGTCTCGTTCACATCACATCCGGTCCTGAAACCTGA
- the LOC131151764 gene encoding F-box protein At5g18160-like isoform X3 produces the protein MAQFLDEDWVIAGDDYCNLVDEDDLSHKDDCGSEENFTQSSDLDFDDDVDLPGFQSVAVQWVPENEDIFFEKIKRREDMTIEDIVREHSLPFLPAKSLVRFRSVCKNWDEWIRNPFLAHKQTNCFRNFSGLFRQSTDGFCSFISLNRAAYDVASPDLTFLPESVYIRSSCSGLLCCQGRSGDHTYYICNPVNMEWIALPQPNLYHGSEPAVVLAFDPSTLNFAADYDLVCAIPPIDSPIHCFEIYSSRTGSWRVSDTVCCEEDVLNLNSCGFYMKGVAYWETLSTGKVLAFDMKHEHYGVLELPDGVGTLAEMRGELCYIQAYPNAQYSCVVDIYGVADLGLNQRIVLPNAVRETYEHCRVLPCINSNILVILAGGKTIAYYVKDHKVVQLRSYGDLRATYWPYVNSLVHITSGPET, from the exons ATGGCACAATTTCTGGACGAAGATTGGGTAATTGCTGGAGATGACTATTGCAACTTGGTTGATGAAGATGATCTTTCTCACAAGGATGACTGTGGATCTGAGGAGAATTTTACACAATCTTCAGACTTGGACTTTGATGATGATGTCGAT CTTCCAGGATTTCAGTCCGTAGCAGTTCAATGGGTACCTGAGAACGaggatatattttttgaaaaaattaagcgAAGGGAGGACATGACCATTGAAGATATTGTAAGGGAACACAGCCTTCCTTTCCTGCCAGCTAAATCTCTGGTTAGATTCAGATCTGTCTGCAAAAACTGGGATGAGTGGATAAGAAATCCCTTTCTAGCCCACAAGCAAACAAACTGTTTCCGAAACTTTTCGGGTCTTTTTCGTCAGTCCACCGATGGCTTCTGTTCCTTCATCTCGCTCAATCGAGCTGCATATGACGTTGCCTCGCCTGACCTCACGTTTTTGCCTGAAAGTGTTTATATAAGAAGCTCATGCAGTGGCTTACTTTGTTGCCAAGGCCGAAGTGGAGATCATACCTACTACATTTGCAACCCTGTGAACATGGAGTGGATAGCTCTTCCCCAGCCAAATCTTTACCATGGATCCGAACCAGCTGTAGTGCTTGCCTTTGATCCTTCCACTCTCAATTTTGCCGCAGATTACGATCTGGTTTGTGCCATCCCTCCAATTGACTCTCCAATACATTGTTTTGAAATATACTCTTCGAGGACTGGCTCTTGGAGGGTTTCTGATACAGTATGCTGCGAGGAAGACGTGTTGAACTTGAACAGCTGTGGATTCTACATGAAGGGTGTTGCGTATTGGGAAACTTTGTCGACGGGAAAAGTGCTGGCTTTTGATATGAAGCATGAGCATTACGGAGTTTTGGAACTTCCTGATGGTGTTGGGACTTTGGCAGAGATGCGCGGGGAATTATGTTACATTCAGGCATATCCCAATGCTCAATATTCGTGTGTTGTTGACATATATGGGGTTGCCGATTTGGGCTTGAACCAGAGGATTGTTCTTCCTAATGCTGTCAGGGAAACATACGAGCATTGCCGGGTTTTGCCCTGTATTAATTCCAATATTTTGGTGATTCTTGCTGGGGGGAAGACTATTGCATATTACGTCAAAGATCATAAAGTTGTGCAGCTAAGAAGCTATGGGGATTTGAGAGCAACGTACTGGCCATATGTGAACAGTCTCGTTCACATCACATCCGGTCCTGAAACCTGA